The following proteins are encoded in a genomic region of Papaver somniferum cultivar HN1 unplaced genomic scaffold, ASM357369v1 unplaced-scaffold_10, whole genome shotgun sequence:
- the LOC113326372 gene encoding zinc finger protein 3-like has protein sequence MAYLPLHGFLGYYRSLSVQAHSAVHQPTSFVSPSFQSDSSYLYGQRHGEWLSSLRNPPTMGHQPSIGRLPSFVHGSMQHVPKLNDGSFLMQSSGGVGGGVCLKGTSSSHQGDSKKIDLALKL, from the coding sequence ATGGCTTACTTGCCACTTCATGGTTTTCTCGGCTATTATAGATCATTAAGTGTTCAAGCTCATTCTGCAGTTCACCAACCCACATCATTTGTTTCACCATCTTTTCAGTCTGATTCTTCTTATCTATATGGACAACGTCATGGTGAGTGGCTATCATCATTAAGAAACCCACCTACAATGGGTCATCAACCATCAATCGGCCGGTTACCCTCTTTTGTACATGGGTCTATGCAACATGTCCCTAAGCTTAACGATGGGAGTTTTCTAATGCAGAgtagtggtggtgttggtggcgGTGTTTGTTTAAAGGGGACCAGTAGTTCTCATCAAGGAGACTCGAAGAAGATTGATTTGGCTCTTAAACTCTAA